One stretch of Arthrobacter polaris DNA includes these proteins:
- a CDS encoding carbohydrate ABC transporter permease — protein MAPAAIFVAIFTYYPMISGSQMAFRNWNLNDLSDTSWIGWGNFVTLFENPEFGTIVRNTVVWVVGSLVPQVVIGFALALFLKRKFKFRSGYQALIFFPWAVSGFLIGMLFRWMFNAEFGVVNDLLMKSGLIETPIPWLAEPGFAMTAIIVANIWYGVTFFAIMILAALQSVSDEMYEAAAIDGAGKIRTLFSITLPAIAVTLGLTILLRIIWIFNFPDIIWAMTGGGPADQTHIITTYMIKITQEGDYGQASALGLIVVFTLMLFAVFYLMAMRXRKANR, from the coding sequence ATGGCACCAGCAGCTATTTTCGTGGCGATCTTCACCTATTACCCGATGATTTCAGGTAGTCAGATGGCGTTCCGCAACTGGAACCTCAACGACCTCTCTGACACATCCTGGATTGGCTGGGGCAACTTCGTCACACTGTTTGAGAATCCGGAATTTGGCACCATTGTCCGCAACACCGTGGTGTGGGTTGTGGGCTCATTGGTGCCTCAAGTTGTTATCGGGTTTGCGCTGGCTTTGTTTCTGAAACGCAAGTTCAAGTTCCGCAGCGGCTACCAGGCGTTGATCTTCTTCCCTTGGGCTGTCTCAGGCTTCCTGATCGGCATGCTCTTTCGTTGGATGTTCAACGCAGAGTTCGGTGTTGTCAACGATCTTCTGATGAAGTCAGGTCTCATCGAAACGCCCATTCCGTGGCTGGCAGAGCCTGGTTTTGCCATGACCGCGATCATCGTTGCCAACATTTGGTACGGGGTGACGTTCTTCGCCATCATGATCCTGGCTGCCCTGCAATCGGTCTCGGATGAGATGTATGAAGCTGCAGCGATTGATGGCGCCGGTAAGATCCGCACCCTGTTCAGCATCACCCTGCCTGCCATTGCCGTGACACTTGGGCTGACCATCTTGTTGCGCATCATTTGGATTTTCAACTTCCCGGACATTATCTGGGCCATGACCGGTGGCGGTCCGGCGGATCAGACGCACATCATCACCACGTACATGATCAAAATTACCCAGGAAGGCGATTACGGCCAGGCTTCGGCACTGGGGCTGATCGTGGTCTTCACTTTGATGCTGTTCGCGGTCTTCTACCTGATGGCCATGCGCNCCCGAAAGGCAAACCGATGA
- a CDS encoding polyprenyl synthetase family protein, which translates to MPATTKQSQDALRDDTTRDHRSRLPSSSPVQSEGFLQTPFPDWDVFKVQVQAALHDFAGHEERARRYSPAFSALWNRMAQTTDGGKWMRPKLVFLTYSAFGGSDLRACADLAAAFEVLHAALLVHDDVIDRDFIRRGAPTIGANYRDMAATLGHNSTDSDHAGFSAAIIAGDLLLTGSLRLASSAAQCHPHNATILETMHEAIXASAAGELDDLLFSLXXLNAQLPEVLNMERMKTAVYSFEMPLRWRASGGESIAMADALAEVGRDIGVAYQIIDDVLGTFGQSEETGKSVDSDLREGKLTILTTFAQGSQEFAAAVQSFRQGRVDTDSMREILHQLGAEKFAVXLAESLVSDALDKAQQLNLPRSXYGELCSICDYVLTRKR; encoded by the coding sequence ATGCCAGCAACAACAAAGCAGAGCCAAGATGCGCTTCGCGATGACACCACAAGGGATCACAGGAGCCGTCTTCCTAGTAGCAGTCCGGTCCAAAGTGAGGGTTTCTTGCAAACACCGTTCCCAGATTGGGACGTTTTCAAGGTGCAGGTCCAAGCTGCACTGCACGATTTTGCCGGGCACGAAGAACGCGCCCGGCGCTATTCACCTGCTTTTAGTGCTTTGTGGAATCGCATGGCCCAGACCACAGACGGTGGTAAATGGATGCGGCCAAAGTTAGTGTTTCTGACATACTCGGCATTTGGTGGAAGCGATCTGCGGGCCTGCGCAGACCTGGCGGCAGCATTCGAGGTTCTCCATGCCGCTCTCTTAGTCCACGACGACGTTATTGACAGGGATTTTATTCGTCGCGGTGCCCCCACTATTGGTGCAAATTACCGAGACATGGCAGCCACCTTGGGGCATAATTCCACTGACTCCGATCATGCCGGGTTTTCCGCGGCAATCATTGCCGGGGATCTCTTGCTGACGGGGTCATTGCGTCTAGCCTCTTCTGCGGCACAGTGCCATCCACATAACGCCACCATTCTTGAAACCATGCACGAGGCAATTNTTGCCTCAGCCGCTGGCGAGCTCGATGACCTGTTGTTCTCACTGNGGNGACTCAACGCCCAACTCCCTGAAGTTCTGAACATGGAGCGAATGAAAACTGCTGTGTACTCTTTTGAGATGCCGTTGCGCTGGCGCGCTTCTGGCGGGGAGTCAATAGCTATGGCTGACGCCCTGGCTGAGGTTGGCCGTGATATTGGTGTTGCTTACCAGATCATCGATGATGTTTTGGGAACTTTTGGCCAGTCCGAAGAGACAGGAAAGTCTGTTGACTCGGACCTGCGCGAAGGTAAACTCACCATCTTGACCACCTTCGCTCAAGGCTCCCAAGAGTTCGCAGCGGCAGTTCAATCATTCCGCCAGGGCCGTGTGGATACAGACTCCATGAGGGAGATCCTGCATCAACTCGGGGCGGAGAAGTTTGCTGTGNGGTTGGCCGAATCGTTGGTCTCGGATGCCTTGGATAAGGCCCAACAACTCAATCTCCCGAGGTCCNTCTATGGTGAACTTTGCAGTATTTGCGATTACGTCCTGACGAGGAAGAGATAA
- a CDS encoding MarR family winged helix-turn-helix transcriptional regulator, with translation MTDGQDISRGPQMHPASVLVREVLVLNEEMEFIMRRDMDMNETDFQAMQHLMKMMSISPGEMAQXLHLTPAATTTVIDRLVAKGHAKRNPHPTDRRRWVISPSPESVQAAMKNLMPMIIEVDNKARSYDESGQRVIVDFLGSVVESMKRRIAAMEAKTAEPVKKQNHAIAKGVQ, from the coding sequence ATGACCGATGGTCAGGATATTTCGCGTGGACCCCAGATGCACCCAGCATCCGTGCTGGTCCGTGAGGTCCTTGTCCTTAACGAAGAGATGGAGTTCATCATGCGGCGAGACATGGATATGAACGAAACCGATTTTCAGGCCATGCAGCACCTGATGAAAATGATGTCCATCTCGCCAGGGGAAATGGCGCAANCTTTGCACCTGACTCCTGCTGCAACCACCACGGTGATTGACCGGCTGGTGGCTAAAGGCCATGCCAAACGTAACCCGCATCCTACCGATAGACGCCGCTGGGTGATTAGCCCCAGCCCGGAGTCAGTACAGGCGGCCATGAAGAACCTCATGCCCATGATCATCGAAGTGGACAACAAAGCACGTAGCTATGACGAAAGTGGCCAGCGTGTCATTGTGGACTTTCTTGGCAGCGTAGTTGAATCGATGAAAAGACGCATTGCCGCCATGGAGGCCAAAACGGCAGAACCGGTAAAGAAACAGAACCATGCGATAGCTAAAGGTGTGCAATGA
- a CDS encoding SDR family oxidoreductase, giving the protein MSRIAVAGATGYIGGRLIPLLLDAGHEVSVLSRDRTKLRDVPWHDQVTVLEGDLAXPAAAQALCKDAQILYYLVHSMSSHGTGTEDFGKMERVCARNLSQASREAGVQRLVYLSGLHPDGELSRHLSSRKEVGEILLASGTPTAVLQAGLVIGSGSASFEMVRHLTDVLPVMPAPKWVLNRIQPIAVRDALHYLVGAAQLPAETNRTFDIGGPEVLTYAEMMKVYADASGFRRPVVLPLPVLTPWLAAQWVNLVTPVPRSLAIPLVESLQHDCVSRENDIADFIPEPEGGLTSYRRSVELALNKMEADTVETTWATAHALAAPAEPLPSDPEWAGLTVFTDERSQGTSATPEQVWKIIEGIGGENGYYSLPLAWTVRGWMDKLAGGAGLVRGRRSPNHLQLNDTVDWWRVETLDRGRLLRLRAEMLVPGRAWLEFEVTPAPGAADTKDGTGTGSIFRQRAIFFPRGLSGRLYWLGVLPFHGIIFKSMANRITAAALKG; this is encoded by the coding sequence ATGTCTAGGATCGCTGTTGCAGGAGCCACCGGGTACATTGGTGGCCGGCTCATTCCCTTGCTGTTGGACGCTGGCCATGAGGTGAGCGTGCTGAGCCGGGACAGGACCAAATTGCGTGACGTGCCGTGGCACGATCAAGTCACAGTCCTGGAGGGAGATTTGGCAGANCCCGCCGCGGCCCAAGCCTTGTGTAAGGATGCACAAATCCTGTATTACTTGGTTCATTCAATGTCATCCCACGGCACTGGCACCGAAGACTTCGGGAAGATGGAGCGCGTGTGTGCCCGCAATCTCAGCCAGGCGTCCCGTGAGGCCGGCGTCCAACGCTTGGTCTACCTCTCGGGCCTGCATCCCGACGGCGAACTCAGCCGCCACTTGTCCTCCCGCAAGGAAGTGGGAGAAATCCTGCTGGCTTCGGGGACACCAACGGCGGTACTGCAAGCTGGATTGGTCATTGGATCCGGTTCGGCAAGTTTTGAAATGGTCCGCCACCTAACAGATGTGCTCCCTGTTATGCCGGCACCTAAGTGGGTGCTAAATAGGATTCAACCCATCGCTGTCAGGGACGCCCTGCATTACTTAGTGGGTGCTGCCCAGCTGCCCGCCGAAACCAACAGGACTTTTGACATTGGCGGCCCTGAGGTTCTGACCTACGCGGAGATGATGAAGGTCTATGCTGACGCCAGCGGTTTCCGCCGCCCGGTGGTGCTCCCGCTTCCGGTCCTGACTCCGTGGTTGGCGGCCCAGTGGGTGAACTTGGTGACCCCGGTGCCACGCAGCTTGGCCATTCCCCTGGTGGAATCTTTGCAGCACGATTGTGTGAGCCGGGAAAACGATATTGCCGACTTCATCCCAGAACCCGAAGGTGGACTCACCTCGTACCGTCGCTCTGTGGAACTTGCCTTGAACAAGATGGAAGCAGATACGGTGGAGACCACGTGGGCAACGGCGCACGCTTTGGCCGCNCCTGCCGAGCCGCTGCCCAGTGATCCCGAATGGGCAGGGCTGACGGTCTTCACCGATGAGCGNTCGCAAGGAACCTCCGCCACACCCGAGCAGGTGTGGAAAATCATCGAAGGCATCGGCGGTGAGAACGGCTACTATTCATTGCCGCTGGCTTGGACAGTGCGAGGCTGGATGGATAAATTAGCAGGAGGCGCCGGACTGGTCAGGGGCAGGCGAAGCCCCAACCATCTCCAACTCAATGACACCGTGGATTGGTGGCGGGTGGAAACTCTGGATCGCGGACGGCTCCTGCGTTTGCGGGCGGAAATGCTGGTCCCAGGGCGGGCCTGGCTGGAATTCGAAGTCACCCCGGCACCCGGAGCTGCCGACACCAAAGACGGTACCGGAACCGGGAGCATCTTTCGCCAGCGAGCCATTTTCTTCCCTCGCGGCCTGTCCGGGCGTTTGTATTGGCTCGGTGTCCTACCCTTCCACGGCATCATCTTCAAGAGCATGGCCAACCGTATTACGGCAGCTGCCCTGAAAGGCTAA
- a CDS encoding response regulator transcription factor, with product MAPTSRIRVALVDDQQLVRSGFAMLINSQPDLDVVLQAGNGIEALAGLAATAADVVLMDVRMPGMDGLETTRKLMDRTKTAPAGSWLSELRIVVLTTFDLDEYALAAIQAGASGFLLKDAPPEELLGAIRTVFAGDGVIAPSTTRRLLDHVAQMLSAPSPANDANAAAVASLTAREHEVFVLIANGLSNPEIAATLFVSEATIKTHVGHILAKLKARDRVQLVLIAYEAGIVSPR from the coding sequence ATGGCTCCCACCTCCCGCATACGCGTGGCACTTGTCGATGACCAACAGCTGGTCCGCTCCGGATTCGCCATGCTGATCAATTCCCAACCAGACCTTGACGTGGTCCTGCAGGCGGGTAACGGCATCGAAGCGCTGGCCGGTCTAGCCGCCACAGCGGCCGATGTGGTGCTCATGGATGTGCGGATGCCCGGAATGGACGGGCTGGAAACCACACGAAAACTCATGGACCGAACCAAGACCGCCCCGGCGGGATCATGGTTGTCAGAGTTGCGGATCGTGGTGCTCACCACCTTTGATCTGGATGAATACGCCCTGGCGGCTATCCAGGCCGGAGCCAGCGGGTTCCTGCTCAAGGATGCCCCTCCGGAGGAACTGCTCGGTGCCATCCGCACCGTNTTTGCCGGCGATGGCGTGATCGCNCCCTCCACGACCCGGCGCCTGCTGGACCATGTGGCACAGATGCTCTCGGCNCCCAGCCCGGCCAACGACGCCAATGCCGCCGCCGTTGCCTCCTTGACCGCTCGCGAACACGAGGTATTTGTCCTCATCGCCAACGGCCTCTCCAACCCCGAAATCGCCGCCACGCTCTTTGTCTCCGAAGCCACCATCAAGACCCATGTGGGGCACATTCTGGCCAAACTCAAGGCGCGCGACCGCGTACAGCTTGTCCTCATCGCCTATGAGGCGGGCATCGTCTCACCGCGGTAA
- the crtI gene encoding phytoene desaturase family protein: MGMDPLGHYSETATRSARVVIGSYSTSFGLACFILGAKERRHIENIYALVRIADEVVDGAASAAGLDPEAVCWQLDNLEQETQRALACGYSTNLVVHAFALTARRTGIDVQLTKPFFASMRTDVLKTVHSAETLAQYIYGSAEVVGLMCLKVFQAMEGSATGHEQELVHSARSLGAAFXKVNFLRDLGADSGDLGRYYFPGLDPASFNDAHKQELLADIRQDLAAARVGMDFLAPPARRAVRLAHDLFLALVVRIDHVPADQLVQRRVRVPNWQSLGLACECFFHAPCERPQNVAPGGLTMSRKNRFQLWGAAMTGYLNNPKAKAAVAPGACVVIGGXISGLATGALLARDGHEVTILEKGAQLXXRAGRWXTGGFMFDTGPSWYLMPEVIDHWFALMGTSASAELELSRLDPAYKLWNSPNARAGAHTQAGSESTEVHTXRAQATALFESQDPGSGVELERYLDSAELAYNLAKKHFLYDPFSTLRGLLSPAVLRHGPTLAKLLTQKLHGFVAARFTHPLQQXILGYPAVFLGTSPYKAPSIYHLMSHLDLQDGVLYPQGGFAAVIDAMERVARQAGVRIITGATATQILTEPAGKGTRCTGVAWRDNAAVEHEIAAELVVGAADLHHVETALLPPALRTQTAKKWDTADPGISAVLVCLGIXRGLPDLAHHNLLFTDDWQDNFARITQGQTLADTTSMYVCRPSATDATVAPEGSENLFXLIPAPALPSWGRXGYDGAGSPQVEKVADAAIAQLADWTNIADLGERIVVRRSYGPADFQDNFNAWQGSALGLAHTLSQSAFLRPGNTNPKVAGLYYAGSSVRPGIGVPMCMISAEIVFKLVRGDTSAGPLPEPAASTGSTHHLGTAPTGQVDAS, translated from the coding sequence ATGGGAATGGATCCGTTGGGACACTACTCGGAGACTGCAACGCGCAGTGCACGTGTGGTCATTGGGAGTTATTCAACATCGTTTGGTTTGGCTTGCTTCATCCTTGGCGCTAAGGAACGCCGCCATATTGAGAACATCTATGCACTCGTTCGGATTGCTGATGAAGTGGTGGACGGCGCCGCCTCCGCCGCTGGACTGGACCCTGAAGCTGTGTGTTGGCAGCTTGATAATTTGGAGCAAGAAACGCAGCGGGCCTTAGCCTGCGGGTACAGCACCAACTTGGTGGTCCATGCCTTTGCCTTGACGGCCAGGCGTACAGGAATCGATGTCCAGCTGACCAAACCGTTCTTCGCTTCGATGCGCACAGATGTGCTCAAGACCGTGCATTCGGCGGAGACCTTGGCACAGTACATTTATGGTTCGGCCGAAGTGGTGGGTTTGATGTGCCTGAAGGTATTCCAAGCCATGGAAGGGTCAGCAACAGGACATGAGCAAGAGCTTGTCCATTCGGCCCGGAGTTTGGGTGCAGCCTTCCANAAAGTGAACTTTCTGCGCGATCTGGGCGCGGACAGCGGTGACTTGGGACGCTACTACTTCCCTGGTCTGGATCCTGCGTCTTTCAACGATGCGCACAAACAAGAATTACTGGCAGACATTCGCCAAGACTTGGCAGCTGCACGGGTCGGCATGGACTTCCTTGCGCCNCCGGCACGGCGGGCTGTGCGGCTGGCCCATGATCTCTTCCTGGCCCTAGTAGTGCGGATCGATCATGTCCCGGCCGATCAGTTGGTGCAGCGCCGTGTTCGGGTCCCTAACTGGCAAAGTCTTGGATTGGCGTGCGAGTGTTTCTTTCACGCCCCGTGTGAACGCCCGCAAAATGTTGCCCCAGGAGGCCTAACGATGAGCCGCAAGAACAGATTTCAGTTGTGGGGCGCAGCCATGACCGGGTACTTGAACAATCCCAAAGCCAAGGCAGCCGTGGCCCCTGGTGCATGCGTTGTTATTGGCGGGNGAATATCCGGGCTAGCTACGGGAGCACTCTTGGCCCGTGACGGACACGAGGTAACAATCCTGGAAAAGGGTGCACAGCTGNGGNGCCGCGCCGGCAGGTGGNAAACCGGCGGTTTCATGTTTGATACCGGTCCCAGCTGGTACCTCATGCCCGAAGTGATCGATCATTGGTTCGCGTTGATGGGAACCAGTGCCAGCGCAGAGTTGGAATTGAGCCGCTTAGATCCGGCCTACAAATTATGGAACTCCCCGAATGCCCGCGCCGGAGCACACACCCAAGCTGGCTCGGAGTCAACCGAGGTGCACACGNGGCGTGCGCAGGCCACAGCCTTGTTCGAGTCCCAGGATCCCGGTTCCGGAGTGGAACTGGAACGTTATCTAGATTCTGCAGAACTGGCCTATAACCTGGCCAAGAAACATTTTCTTTATGACCCGTTCAGCACACTGCGCGGCTTACTTAGCCCTGCGGTACTGCGGCATGGGCCAACGCTGGCAAAACTCCTGACCCAGAAGTTGCACGGTTTTGTGGCAGCACGCTTCACACATCCGCTACAGCAANAGATTTTGGGTTATCCTGCCGTTTTCTTGGGCACCAGTCCTTACAAGGCGCCCTCGATCTACCACTTGATGAGCCATCTGGACCTCCAAGACGGGGTGTTGTATCCGCAAGGAGGATTCGCCGCCGTCATCGACGCCATGGAACGGGTGGCACGGCAGGCTGGGGTGCGCATCATCACCGGTGCCACAGCAACACAGATTCTCACCGAACCCGCTGGCAAAGGGACCCGATGCACAGGCGTTGCTTGGCGCGATAATGCCGCAGTGGAGCATGAGATTGCCGCGGAACTGGTGGTGGGTGCAGCTGATCTGCACCACGTAGAGACGGCACTTCTTCCGCCGGCCCTGCGCACGCAAACGGCCAAGAAATGGGATACGGCCGATCCTGGCATCAGCGCAGTCTTGGTGTGCCTAGGTATTGNNAGGGGATTGCCGGATTTGGCCCACCACAATCTGCTGTTCACTGATGACTGGCAGGATAACTTCGCCCGGATAACTCAGGGCCAGACGCTCGCTGACACCACCTCCATGTACGTCTGCCGCCCTAGTGCAACGGATGCGACGGTGGCCCCGGAAGGGAGCGAGAACCTGTTTNTGTTGATCCCAGCCCCGGCCCTGCCCAGCTGGGGAAGGNGCGGGTACGACGGCGCCGGCTCACCTCAGGTGGAAAAGGTTGCCGACGCTGCCATCGCCCAACTTGCGGACTGGACCAACATCGCTGATCTTGGCGAACGGATCGTGGTGCGGCGCAGCTACGGCCCGGCTGATTTCCAAGACAATTTCAACGCGTGGCAGGGCAGTGCCTTGGGCCTGGCTCACACCCTGTCCCAAAGTGCTTTTCTGCGTCCGGGGAACACCAACCCCAAAGTAGCTGGCCTGTACTATGCCGGAAGTTCTGTTAGGCCCGGAATTGGCGTGCCCATGTGCATGATCAGCGCCGAAATCGTGTTTAAACTAGTGCGCGGGGACACCAGCGCAGGGCCCCTGCCCGAACCGGCAGCCAGTACCGGATCTACCCACCACCTCGGCACAGCACCCACGGGACAGGTGGACGCGTCTTGA
- a CDS encoding lycopene cyclase domain-containing protein gives MNFLQLNAIFLAVAVLVFAWALWRSTNKRTVMAAFLISLVVMVGLTVIFDNVMIASGLFDYAGHTLNGLHVGLAPIEDFAYP, from the coding sequence GTGAACTTTCTCCAGCTCAATGCTATCTTCCTTGCCGTAGCAGTGCTCGTCTTTGCCTGGGCATTGTGGCGCAGCACCAACAAACGCACGGTGATGGCGGCATTCCTTATTTCACTGGTTGTCATGGTTGGCCTGACGGTCATCTTCGATAACGTCATGATCGCCTCAGGCCTGTTTGACTATGCCGGCCACACTCTGAACGGGTTGCACGTGGGACTAGCGCCCATAGAGGACTTCGCCTACCCTTAG
- a CDS encoding carbohydrate ABC transporter permease, which translates to MIDKQSVFGRVSKIAFLVICLIVTIFPLYWIVVTSLKAPGTIYSLPLKYWPTELSFENYIGLFTKSDFGRYMMNSLIVATVASTVATLISLLSAYVLARFQFAGRGAVMAAFLLTQMIPGFIALGPLYMMMTKFDLVDSKTGLILVYIAICIPFCTIMLRGFFENVPDALEEAAMIDGCSRLSALFRVLVPVMMPGIAASFIFNFVNCWNELFLSVTLMNSDENKTIPTALAGFISSFNIDWGSMSAAAVLTVVPTLVIFAFASKFIVQGLTAGAVKG; encoded by the coding sequence ATGATTGACAAACAAAGCGTCTTCGGCCGGGTCAGCAAGATTGCCTTCCTTGTCATTTGCCTGATCGTGACGATTTTTCCGCTGTACTGGATCGTGGTCACCTCCTTGAAGGCCCCGGGCACCATCTACTCACTGCCCTTGAAATACTGGCCCACCGAGCTCTCCTTTGAGAACTACATTGGCCTGTTCACCAAGTCCGATTTTGGCCGGTACATGATGAACAGTCTCATTGTGGCAACCGTGGCCTCCACCGTGGCCACGCTGATTTCGCTGCTCTCCGCCTACGTTCTGGCACGTTTCCAGTTCGCCGGCCGCGGCGCCGTCATGGCAGCGTTCCTGCTGACCCAAATGATCCCCGGCTTCATTGCCTTGGGCCCGCTGTACATGATGATGACAAAATTCGATCTTGTTGATTCCAAAACTGGTCTGATCTTGGTCTACATCGCCATTTGTATCCCGTTTTGCACCATCATGTTGCGCGGCTTCTTTGAAAACGTGCCCGATGCGCTGGAGGAGGCGGCCATGATCGATGGCTGCTCCCGCCTCAGCGCCCTGTTCCGCGTCCTGGTTCCAGTGATGATGCCCGGCATCGCCGCCAGCTTCATCTTCAACTTCGTCAACTGCTGGAACGAACTGTTCCTGTCCGTGACATTGATGAACAGCGACGAAAACAAAACCATCCCCACCGCGTTGGCCGGCTTCATCTCCAGCTTCAACATCGACTGGGGCTCCATGTCCGCCGCAGCCGTGCTGACAGTTGTCCCCACACTGGTGATCTTTGCCTTCGCCAGCAAATTCATTGTGCAGGGTTTGACGGCCGGCGCTGTCAAGGGTTAA
- a CDS encoding sensor histidine kinase, producing the protein MHSIYDWFLRHRFAVDFILMAVLGLMVLPLSMIDYGADGYSPSSTIVGVLVTCGLVVPLAWRRTRTVMAGCIVAAVAIAQWALDVQPTPANIAVPLIVYALAAFGPRWASLGGLGLALLGAIMLVTRFFYDLTSASVADLPYGMVVVLTVWVLVLFSWTAGDLTRTKRLREQALSDRAHRLEIEAHHERQLAAGDERAHIAREMHDIVAHSLSVIITQADGARYAAVANPAIAPETLATIAATGRSSLQEMRRLLGVLRGDEQASTRPLPGLIDVDELLLGIRAAGLPVDYTVTGDARRQLPPGAELTAYRAVQEGLTNVIKHAGPNVNATVHLGWNARGLEVTVSDNGRGVTVALATVPLATAAPVAHQVLPVLPERRLPAMGLRGMAERVKLYDGELTAGTLTGGGFAITAFIPYTEN; encoded by the coding sequence ATGCATTCCATCTACGACTGGTTCTTACGTCACCGCTTCGCCGTGGACTTTATTCTCATGGCCGTGTTGGGGCTGATGGTGCTGCCCTTGAGCATGATTGATTACGGCGCTGACGGATACTCACCTAGCTCCACCATCGTNGGGGTGCTCGTCACCTGTGGGCTTGTTGTGCCGCTCGCTTGGCGGCGTACCCGGACAGTGATGGCCGGTTGCATCGTCGCCGCAGTGGCCATTGCGCAGTGGGCCCTTGATGTTCAGCCCACGCCGGCCAACATCGCCGTGCCGCTGATCGTGTATGCACTTGCCGCTTTTGGTCCGCGCTGGGCCAGCCTGGGCGGACTCGGTTTGGCTCTGCTGGGCGCCATCATGCTCGTCACCCGGTTCTTCTACGATCTCACCTCCGCCTCAGTGGCTGACCTGCCCTATGGGATGGTGGTAGTCCTTACCGTGTGGGTGCTGGTGCTGTTTAGCTGGACGGCAGGGGACTTGACGCGCACCAAGCGTCTGCGTGAACAAGCACTTTCTGACCGCGCTCACCGTTTGGAGATCGAGGCGCACCACGAACGCCAGCTGGCTGCTGGCGATGAACGTGCCCACATTGCCCGCGAAATGCACGACATCGTGGCCCACTCCCTTTCGGTGATCATCACCCAAGCCGACGGCGCTCGCTACGCCGCCGTGGCCAACCCCGCCATCGCACCGGAAACCCTGGCCACCATCGCCGCCACGGGCCGTTCATCGCTGCAGGAGATGCGCCGGCTCTTAGGCGTCCTGCGCGGGGACGAACAGGCCTCAACACGGCCGTTGCCTGGCTTGATCGACGTGGACGAACTCCTCCTTGGCATCCGTGCTGCTGGCCTGCCTGTGGACTACACCGTCACCGGTGATGCCCGCCGCCAGCTCCCGCCGGGCGCCGAGCTCACGGCTTATCGTGCCGTCCAGGAAGGCCTGACGAATGTCATCAAGCACGCAGGCCCGAACGTGAACGCCACCGTCCACCTCGGCTGGAACGCCCGCGGACTGGAGGTCACAGTCTCCGATAACGGCCGTGGCGTCACAGTAGCACTGGCCACAGTCCCGCTGGCCACAGCAGCCCCAGTGGCGCATCAAGTGCTTCCGGTTCTGCCGGAACGGAGGCTGCCGGCAATGGGNCTCCGCGGCATGGCCGAGCGGGTCAAACTTTACGATGGAGAACTCACAGCAGGAACCTTAACCGGCGGCGGCTTCGCCATCACAGCATTCATTCCCTACACGGAGAACTAA